From a region of the Hemibagrus wyckioides isolate EC202008001 linkage group LG14, SWU_Hwy_1.0, whole genome shotgun sequence genome:
- the LOC131365248 gene encoding cAMP-dependent protein kinase type II-beta regulatory subunit, with protein sequence MSIEIPEGLTELLQSFTVEVLRNQPRDLLEFALQYFTQLKENEARAAAFGNEQHPALRAGKAVNFIEEAMQIDSENGEDEDDDEEFVAPVINRFIRRPSVCAEAFNPDEDEEDKEPRVTYPKTDEQRQRLQEACKDILLFKNLDQEQMSQVLDAMFEKTVSAGEHIIDQDDDGDNFYVIERGTFDILVKSEGTTRTVGSYDNRGSFGELALMYNTPRAATIVATSPGALWCLDRLTFRRIIVKNNAKKRKMYEAFIETLPLLTSLEVSERMKVVDVLSSRVYNNGEQIIAQGDMADCFYIVESGEVRITMKRNRLKTDSEIEEVDIATCTRGQYFGELALVTNKPRAASAYAMDNVKCLVMDVQAFERLLGPCMDIMKRNIANYEEQLVTLFGSQMEIEEPSV encoded by the exons ATGAGTATAGAAATCCCCGAGGGCTTGACGGAGCTTTTACAGAGCTTTACGGTGGAGGTGTTGAGGAATCAGCCGCGGGATCTTTTGGAGTTCGCCCTGCAGTATTTCACTCAGCTGAAGGAGAACGAAGCGAGGGCGGCCGCTTTCGGCAATGAGCAGCACCCGGCTCTGCGCGCAGGCAAAGCCGTTAACTTCATCGAGGAGGCCATGCAGATCGACTCAGAGAACGGAGAGGACGAGGATGACGATGAGGAATTCGTAG CGCCAGTCATAAACAGATTCATAAGACGACCTTCTG TGTGTGCTGAGGCCTTcaacccagatgaggatgaagaggacaAGGAGCCCAGG GTAACTTACCCAAAAACAGATGAACAGAGACAAAGACTACAAGAGGCCTGCAAGGATatacttctttttaaaaatcttgACCAG gagCAAATGTCCCAAGTTCTAGATGCCATGTTTGAGAAGACAGTTTCTGCTGGGGAACACATCATTGATCAAGATGATGATGGAGACAACTTCTATGTCATTGAAAG AGGGACTTTCGACATCCTTGTGAAGTCAGAGGGCACCACAAGAACAGTGGGCTCATATGACAACCGTGGGAGTTTTGGGGAGCTGGCGCTGATGTATAACACCCCACGCGCTGCCACCATTGTTGCTACCTCACCTGGCGCCCTGTGGTGCCTA GACCGATTGACATTCAGACGGATCATTGTAAAAAACAACGCCAAGAAGAGGAAAATGTATGAAGCTTTCATTGAGACCCTTCCACTGCTCACATCTTTGGAG gtCTCAGAACGAATGAAGGTGGTGGATGTCTTGTCATCCAGAGTGTACAACAACGGAGAGCAGATCATTGCACAA GGTGACATGGCAGACTGTTTCTACATAGTAGAGTCAGGTGAGGTTAGAATCACCATGAAGAGGAACCGG TTGAAAACAGATTCTGAGATTGAGGAGGTGGACATCGCCACATGCACTAGAGGCCAGTACTTTGGAGAATTAGCCCTTGTTACAAACAAGCCAAGGGCTGCTTCTGCATATGCCATGGACAACGTCAAGTGCTTAG TAATGGATGTCCAGGCATTTGAGAGGTTACTGGGACCGTGTATGGACATCATGAAACGCAACATCGCTAACTATGAAGAGCAGCTGGTCACCCTCTTTGGGAGTCAGATGGAAATAGAAGAGCcaagtgtataa